A stretch of DNA from Limnohabitans sp. MORI2:
CGAATAAACGAAAGTGCCGCTTCACCCACCACGCCCAAATCTTCAGATCGCACAGCACCACCCGCGACCACTACTTCGCAATTTGGGTTAACAGCCAAGATTTTTGCAACATGCAAGTTATTGGTCACCACACGTAAATCACGGTGATGAATTAACTCAGCGGCAACTGCCTCGACTGTGGTGCCGATGTTCATGAATAGGCTCGCGCCAGGAGGGATTGCTGCAGCCACCGATCTAGCGATACGTTGTTTAGCTTGCGCGTTGGTGCGCTGACGTTCAACATAGGCGGTGTTTCGCGTGATACTGTCCAGCACGCGAACTCCCCCGTGAAAACGTTCCAGCGCACCAGCCTCGCTGAGTCGTTGGATATCACGCCGAACTGTTTGTAACGTAGTTCCCAATTGAACAGCAATCGCTTCGGTTTTCAGCGCGC
This window harbors:
- a CDS encoding DeoR/GlpR family DNA-binding transcription regulator, which translates into the protein MTRALNPRQLALLQAVREHGALKTEAIAVQLGTTLQTVRRDIQRLSEAGALERFHGGVRVLDSITRNTAYVERQRTNAQAKQRIARSVAAAIPPGASLFMNIGTTVEAVAAELIHHRDLRVVTNNLHVAKILAVNPNCEVVVAGGAVRSEDLGVVGEAALSFIRQFKVDFGLIGISGIDADGSLRDFDMREVMVARAIVANSRQVCLVADASKFGRTAMIEMAPIHVVHTLYTDARPGPEFEGLLHEQNVNCVIAPD